A genomic segment from Spinacia oleracea cultivar Varoflay chromosome 3, BTI_SOV_V1, whole genome shotgun sequence encodes:
- the LOC110796560 gene encoding uncharacterized protein At1g10890 isoform X1, which translates to MGRDLSRSRSPSNHRRSRKSHRGRSRSPYSRRKSRSISPRRNKNRSRTPRRHRSRSTSPRRYRRRRSNSTSLSPLRKSPSPSLDSIEQKIASEKLKLEKEKQRRQVEAELKLIEEETARRVEETIRKIVADSLDSEEIKLQIQRQLEEGRKKLHEEVAAELEREKQAAQLDAQRKEEQARKEKQELEKMLEENRRRLEEAQRKEALEQQQKEEERYRELEEMQRQKEEAMQRKKQQEEEERAKQMKLLGKNKSRPKLSFALNSK; encoded by the exons ATGGGAAGAGATTTATCGCGTTCCAGATCGCCGTCGAATCATAGGCGTAGTAGAAAAAGTCACAGGGGACGAAGTCGGTCGCCTTACAGCAG AAGAAAAAGTCGTTCTATTTCCCCACGTCGCAACAAAAATCGTTCTCGCACCCCAAGGCGTCATAGAAGTCGTTCAACATCACCTAGACGCTATAGGCGGCGGCGAAGTAACAGCACTTCGTTGTCTCCTCTACGTAAATCTCCTAGTCCAAGCCTTGACTCAATAGAGCAGAAAATTGCCAGTGAGAAGTTGAAATTAGAAAAAGAGAAGCAAAG GCGCCAGGTGGAAGCTGAGTTAAAACTAATTGAGGAGGAAACTGCTAGGAGAGTGGAGGAAACAATTCGTAAAATAGTTGCTGATAGCTTGGACTCCGAGGAGATCAAGCTACAAATACAGAGGCAGTTGGAGGAAGGTAGAAAGAAATTACATGAAGAGGTTGCTGCTGAACTCGAGAGAGAAAAACAAGCTGCTCAGCTTGATGCTCAGCGGAAAGAG GAACAAGCTCGAAAGGAGAAACAAGAACTTGAAAAGATGCTGGAAGAGAACCGACGGAGGCTTGAGGAGGCTCAGAGAAAGGAAGCACTAGAGCAGCAGCAAAAGGAAGAGGAACGATATCGAGAATTAGAAGAGATGCAAAGGCAGAAGGAAGAAGCTATGCAAAGGAAGAAACAACAAGAGGAGGAAGAACGGGCAAAACAGATGAAGTTACTTGGCAAGAACAAATCTAGGCCAAAACTGTCATTTGCCCTTAATTCAAAATGA
- the LOC110796560 gene encoding uncharacterized protein At1g10890 isoform X2: protein MRRKSRSISPRRNKNRSRTPRRHRSRSTSPRRYRRRRSNSTSLSPLRKSPSPSLDSIEQKIASEKLKLEKEKQRRQVEAELKLIEEETARRVEETIRKIVADSLDSEEIKLQIQRQLEEGRKKLHEEVAAELEREKQAAQLDAQRKEEQARKEKQELEKMLEENRRRLEEAQRKEALEQQQKEEERYRELEEMQRQKEEAMQRKKQQEEEERAKQMKLLGKNKSRPKLSFALNSK from the exons ATGAG AAGAAAAAGTCGTTCTATTTCCCCACGTCGCAACAAAAATCGTTCTCGCACCCCAAGGCGTCATAGAAGTCGTTCAACATCACCTAGACGCTATAGGCGGCGGCGAAGTAACAGCACTTCGTTGTCTCCTCTACGTAAATCTCCTAGTCCAAGCCTTGACTCAATAGAGCAGAAAATTGCCAGTGAGAAGTTGAAATTAGAAAAAGAGAAGCAAAG GCGCCAGGTGGAAGCTGAGTTAAAACTAATTGAGGAGGAAACTGCTAGGAGAGTGGAGGAAACAATTCGTAAAATAGTTGCTGATAGCTTGGACTCCGAGGAGATCAAGCTACAAATACAGAGGCAGTTGGAGGAAGGTAGAAAGAAATTACATGAAGAGGTTGCTGCTGAACTCGAGAGAGAAAAACAAGCTGCTCAGCTTGATGCTCAGCGGAAAGAG GAACAAGCTCGAAAGGAGAAACAAGAACTTGAAAAGATGCTGGAAGAGAACCGACGGAGGCTTGAGGAGGCTCAGAGAAAGGAAGCACTAGAGCAGCAGCAAAAGGAAGAGGAACGATATCGAGAATTAGAAGAGATGCAAAGGCAGAAGGAAGAAGCTATGCAAAGGAAGAAACAACAAGAGGAGGAAGAACGGGCAAAACAGATGAAGTTACTTGGCAAGAACAAATCTAGGCCAAAACTGTCATTTGCCCTTAATTCAAAATGA